From Variimorphobacter saccharofermentans, one genomic window encodes:
- a CDS encoding Crp/Fnr family transcriptional regulator — protein MEKYYPIIKKCALFRTIAEDEYAKMMNCMGAQVKGFRSEEYVFLAGDEVSTVGVVLTGVVEIMKENLAGNKHIVAFLEPSDMFAEGIICTKSRISPVTVRVKEDSKILFIPYARIIKSCGNGCNFHITLIQNMMVVLGEKNVNLNRKLELLSLKGMREKIASFLIAESNDRGSSMFQIMLNRTELADYLNVARTSMCRELARMKDEGLIDYYGNSFKLINKKELLECLEKNER, from the coding sequence GTGGAAAAATATTATCCTATTATAAAAAAATGCGCTTTATTTCGTACCATAGCAGAAGATGAGTATGCAAAGATGATGAACTGCATGGGAGCACAGGTAAAAGGCTTCCGTTCAGAGGAATATGTTTTTTTAGCTGGTGATGAAGTCAGTACCGTTGGAGTTGTACTGACCGGAGTGGTTGAGATCATGAAGGAAAACCTGGCCGGCAACAAGCATATCGTTGCATTTTTAGAGCCCTCGGATATGTTCGCGGAGGGGATTATCTGTACAAAAAGTCGTATTTCTCCGGTTACTGTACGGGTAAAGGAGGATTCGAAAATTCTATTTATCCCTTATGCAAGAATCATCAAGTCCTGTGGCAATGGATGTAACTTTCATATTACGCTGATACAGAATATGATGGTGGTATTGGGAGAGAAGAATGTTAATCTGAATCGTAAGCTGGAGCTGCTCTCTCTGAAGGGAATGAGAGAGAAGATTGCAAGCTTTTTAATCGCTGAATCCAATGACCGTGGCAGCAGTATGTTTCAGATTATGCTCAATCGAACGGAGCTCGCTGATTATCTGAATGTGGCGAGAACCTCGATGTGCAGGGAGCTGGCACGGATGAAGGACGAAGGACTTATCGATTATTACGGAAATAGCTTTAAGCTTATTAATAAAAAAGAATTGTTAGAATGTCTGGAGAAGAATGAGCGGTAG
- a CDS encoding TdeIII family type II restriction endonuclease — MINEKETIIREIVDTHIRQFAGVLETRYSLEVTDPLGVINSKKNNAFMSQLGEEFMFYSAFVRSFDSSFGKVLENMGNAIAKISYTVRGRIESYLLPQQTQHIDYLMTAYEKRDAKPKVEDYLNFNCLVPSNITSFITAHETDNYFYDEEKHCHYLIELKAGGDLDNKKAKSEKIALLNEFFILKNFLQNKDTIRIYFATAYNKFGEGIPWKQERVQTFFAGEELLIGRDYWNFVCNDPEGYNVIFDQYRCSSAYIKNALDRIKQLYFS, encoded by the coding sequence ATGATAAACGAAAAAGAAACCATTATAAGAGAAATTGTCGACACCCATATCCGACAGTTTGCCGGGGTTCTGGAGACCCGATACAGCCTGGAGGTAACAGATCCCTTGGGTGTAATTAATTCCAAAAAGAATAATGCCTTTATGTCACAGCTGGGGGAAGAGTTTATGTTTTATTCCGCCTTTGTCCGTTCCTTCGACAGTTCCTTTGGCAAGGTCCTGGAGAATATGGGAAATGCCATTGCAAAGATATCCTACACCGTAAGAGGCCGAATTGAATCCTATCTTCTGCCACAGCAGACTCAGCACATTGATTATCTCATGACTGCCTACGAAAAGCGGGATGCCAAACCAAAGGTAGAGGATTATCTGAATTTTAACTGCCTGGTTCCTTCCAATATTACAAGCTTTATCACTGCACATGAGACGGATAATTATTTCTACGATGAGGAAAAGCACTGTCATTACCTGATTGAATTAAAGGCGGGTGGTGATCTGGATAATAAAAAAGCAAAATCAGAGAAAATTGCGCTGCTCAATGAGTTTTTTATCCTAAAGAACTTCCTACAGAACAAGGATACGATCAGAATATACTTTGCAACCGCCTATAATAAATTCGGTGAGGGTATCCCCTGGAAACAAGAGCGGGTTCAGACCTTCTTCGCAGGAGAGGAACTATTAATTGGTCGCGATTATTGGAACTTTGTCTGCAATGATCCCGAGGGATATAATGTTATCTTTGACCAGTACCGGTGCAGTTCCGCATATATAAAGAATGCTCTGGACCGAATTAAACAACTGTATTTTAGCTAA
- a CDS encoding hemerythrin domain-containing protein, translating to MNRSIILMMEEHQSILRMLDVVRNACYGILKGASICYEDFEKMIDFIRNFADAHHHGKEEKLLFHEMVTHLGPLGNKLITHGMLVEHDSGRLFIKELEEALQRVKSGDEMSKLDVIANAISYTHLLRRHIEKENSVVYTFAERQLSPEILEKVDSDTELFEADAWNQGIQERYRDLLVSLEEKYLHKEEY from the coding sequence ATGAATCGCAGTATAATCCTGATGATGGAGGAGCACCAATCCATCCTTCGCATGCTGGACGTTGTACGAAACGCATGTTATGGAATCCTGAAGGGAGCTTCCATTTGTTATGAAGACTTTGAGAAAATGATTGATTTCATACGAAATTTTGCTGACGCACACCATCATGGAAAGGAAGAGAAGCTGTTATTTCATGAAATGGTTACACACCTTGGTCCGCTAGGAAATAAACTGATAACCCATGGGATGCTTGTCGAACACGATTCCGGTCGTTTGTTCATCAAGGAATTGGAGGAAGCGTTGCAACGGGTGAAGTCCGGTGATGAGATGAGCAAGCTTGATGTAATTGCAAATGCCATCAGCTATACTCATCTTCTAAGAAGACATATCGAGAAAGAGAATTCCGTCGTATACACCTTTGCTGAACGCCAGTTATCCCCCGAAATCCTGGAAAAAGTAGATTCGGACACGGAACTGTTTGAAGCAGATGCCTGGAACCAGGGCATTCAGGAACGTTACCGGGATCTCCTTGTATCCTTAGAAGAGAAGTATTTACACAAAGAAGAATATTAG
- a CDS encoding DNA-methyltransferase, which translates to MIDVNSIDKYLLMHGDCMEKLKEIPDGSIDLILCDPPYNLAKYSTGNMKFDWRSEINNDVAKWDLKELAPIDFLDEFKRVLSPKGNIFIFTSYNLIGKWHEVFDSEFDTFQFMVWHKTNPVPNIRKSSFLNSCELIVCMWNKGHTWNFSKQNEMHNFIESPICMGSERLKSPKHPTQKPLAVLKQIIKIASNENDLVLDMFMGVASTGVAAREMNRRFIGIEIDDTYYEACVKRMEGL; encoded by the coding sequence ATGATAGATGTAAATTCCATAGATAAATACCTGTTAATGCATGGGGATTGTATGGAGAAGCTCAAGGAAATACCCGATGGCAGCATTGATCTCATTCTATGTGATCCGCCCTATAATCTCGCAAAGTATTCTACTGGCAATATGAAGTTTGATTGGAGAAGTGAAATCAACAACGATGTTGCCAAGTGGGATCTTAAGGAGCTTGCCCCCATTGATTTTCTTGATGAATTCAAGCGTGTTCTCTCCCCAAAGGGAAATATCTTCATATTTACCAGTTACAATTTGATTGGCAAATGGCATGAGGTATTCGACAGTGAATTTGATACCTTTCAGTTCATGGTTTGGCATAAAACCAATCCCGTACCGAATATCAGAAAATCCTCCTTCTTAAACAGCTGTGAGTTGATAGTCTGTATGTGGAACAAAGGCCATACCTGGAATTTCTCAAAACAGAACGAGATGCATAATTTTATCGAAAGTCCCATCTGTATGGGAAGTGAGCGCCTGAAATCCCCCAAGCATCCTACCCAGAAGCCCCTGGCTGTTCTTAAGCAGATCATTAAGATAGCCAGCAATGAGAATGATCTGGTTCTGGATATGTTTATGGGCGTTGCCTCCACCGGAGTCGCTGCCCGGGAAATGAACCGCCGCTTCATAGGGATTGAAATTGATGACACTTATTATGAAGCCTGCGTAAAGAGAATGGAAGGCCTATAA
- the hcp gene encoding hydroxylamine reductase, which translates to MENKMFCYQCQETAGCTGCTQFGVCGKSPALSRIQDLLIYTTKGLSAVTTALRAQGEEISAEVNHYITINLFTTITNANFDDEIFYQRVFETLSIKNRLLENLKDTSSLPDAALWSADTREALDEKSLTVGVLRTENEDVRSLRELIVYGLKGLAAYMKHANELRYDNAEISAFMQKALAATLDDTLSIDDLIGLTLETGKFGVDGMALLDSANTGTYGNPEITKVNIGVGSRPGILISGHDLRDLEQLLEQTQGTGVDVYTHSEMLPAHYYPAFKKYKNFIGNYGNAWWKQKEEFESFRGPILMTTNCVVPPAASYKNRLFTTGATGITGCVHIERDENGIKDFTPIIELAKTCEPPIEIEQGEIIGGFAHNQVLQLADQIVEAVKSGAIKKFFVMAGCDGRQKARNYYTDFAKALPKDTVILTAGCAKYKYNKLDLGDINGIPRVLDAGQCNDSYSLALIALKLKEVFELQDINELPLAFNIAWYEQKAVIVLLSLLYLGVKNIHLGPTLPAFLSPNVAKVLVENFGIAGIGTVEDDIKLFLE; encoded by the coding sequence ATGGAAAATAAGATGTTTTGTTATCAATGTCAGGAAACTGCAGGCTGTACCGGATGTACCCAGTTTGGTGTATGTGGGAAATCTCCCGCTTTATCAAGAATACAGGATTTACTCATTTATACCACCAAAGGGTTAAGTGCTGTTACCACCGCACTCAGAGCACAAGGAGAGGAAATCTCAGCCGAGGTTAACCACTATATTACCATTAACCTCTTCACAACGATTACAAACGCTAATTTTGATGATGAGATCTTCTATCAGAGAGTGTTTGAAACACTGTCCATCAAAAACCGTCTGTTGGAAAATTTGAAAGATACTTCTTCTCTTCCCGATGCAGCATTGTGGAGTGCAGATACCCGTGAGGCACTGGATGAAAAATCCCTTACTGTCGGTGTACTGAGAACAGAAAATGAAGATGTAAGAAGCTTAAGAGAGCTTATCGTATATGGCTTAAAGGGTCTTGCTGCATATATGAAGCATGCCAATGAATTACGTTATGACAACGCTGAGATCAGTGCATTTATGCAGAAAGCACTTGCTGCCACCTTGGATGACACCTTAAGCATCGATGATCTGATTGGTCTTACTCTGGAGACCGGTAAATTCGGTGTGGACGGAATGGCTCTTCTTGATAGTGCCAATACAGGTACCTACGGTAACCCTGAGATAACCAAAGTAAACATCGGCGTAGGCAGCAGACCTGGTATTCTTATATCAGGACATGATTTAAGAGATTTAGAGCAGCTCCTTGAGCAGACTCAGGGAACGGGTGTAGACGTTTATACCCATTCTGAGATGCTTCCGGCACATTACTACCCTGCCTTCAAGAAATATAAAAATTTCATCGGTAACTACGGTAATGCATGGTGGAAGCAGAAGGAAGAGTTCGAAAGCTTCCGTGGCCCGATTTTAATGACTACAAACTGTGTAGTTCCCCCTGCCGCTTCCTATAAAAACCGTCTGTTCACCACAGGTGCCACCGGAATTACCGGATGCGTTCATATTGAAAGAGATGAAAACGGTATTAAGGACTTTACACCGATTATTGAGCTTGCAAAGACCTGTGAGCCTCCGATTGAGATCGAACAGGGTGAAATTATTGGCGGATTTGCGCATAATCAGGTTCTTCAATTGGCGGATCAGATTGTTGAAGCAGTTAAATCTGGCGCGATTAAGAAATTCTTTGTTATGGCAGGCTGTGATGGTAGACAAAAAGCAAGAAATTATTATACAGACTTTGCGAAGGCACTTCCGAAGGATACTGTAATATTAACTGCAGGCTGTGCTAAATATAAGTATAACAAGCTGGATCTAGGTGACATCAACGGTATACCGAGAGTACTGGATGCCGGTCAGTGTAATGACTCCTACTCTCTCGCATTAATCGCCCTCAAGTTAAAAGAGGTATTTGAGCTTCAGGATATTAACGAGCTTCCTCTTGCCTTTAATATTGCATGGTATGAGCAAAAGGCCGTTATCGTTCTTCTTTCCTTACTCTACCTTGGAGTGAAGAATATTCACTTAGGACCGACATTACCTGCTTTCCTATCCCCCAATGTAGCTAAGGTTTTAGTCGAAAACTTTGGTATTGCAGGAATCGGTACAGTAGAGGATGACATAAAGTTATTCTTAGAATAA
- the trpD gene encoding anthranilate phosphoribosyltransferase has translation MYKDILRKLTNREDMTEEDVFEIITAIKNGQLTDGQISGFLVALVMKGTSLEETAYIAKAMRENCIPLKPAVNSAMMDTCGTGGGLSTYNISTATAIVAAAAGIPIAKHGSRSISSLSGSADVLEALGVNINLTPVQAEQLIEEINIAFIYAPLFHPVMGKVLAPEAALGIKTIFYTIIGPLINPAFVQRHLLGVYKPELLEQVAFVAREIGYTRAMFVHGEDGLDEISLLGKTKIMELKDGEMLTYEIAPEDFGLKRCKLEDIKTGKPEENAVTIKGVFDGNISGPKKDAVILNAAGALIIGGKAADFKEGIAKVREIIDSGAARNKLRDLVEKSNQF, from the coding sequence ATGTATAAGGATATTCTTAGGAAATTAACAAACAGAGAGGATATGACGGAAGAGGATGTGTTCGAAATAATCACTGCGATTAAAAATGGCCAACTGACAGACGGACAGATATCAGGCTTTCTGGTAGCACTGGTAATGAAGGGAACCAGTTTAGAGGAAACCGCTTATATCGCAAAAGCAATGAGAGAGAATTGCATTCCCCTTAAACCAGCTGTGAACTCGGCAATGATGGATACCTGTGGTACGGGTGGTGGCCTCAGTACCTACAATATTTCCACAGCCACCGCAATTGTCGCTGCGGCAGCAGGCATCCCAATCGCAAAACACGGAAGCCGCTCCATATCCAGTCTCTCTGGTAGTGCGGATGTGCTGGAGGCATTAGGGGTAAATATTAATTTAACACCGGTACAGGCGGAGCAGCTAATTGAAGAGATCAATATCGCATTTATCTATGCCCCGTTGTTCCATCCGGTTATGGGGAAGGTTCTTGCACCGGAAGCAGCTCTTGGTATTAAGACCATCTTCTACACAATTATCGGACCGTTGATTAATCCGGCTTTTGTACAAAGACATCTACTTGGAGTGTATAAGCCGGAGCTTTTGGAACAGGTTGCATTTGTTGCCAGGGAGATTGGTTATACGAGAGCCATGTTTGTTCACGGAGAAGATGGCCTGGATGAAATTTCCCTTCTTGGAAAAACAAAAATAATGGAATTAAAGGATGGAGAAATGCTAACTTATGAGATTGCGCCAGAGGATTTCGGATTGAAGCGTTGTAAGCTGGAGGATATTAAAACAGGAAAACCGGAAGAAAATGCGGTAACAATCAAAGGAGTATTCGACGGAAACATTAGCGGGCCAAAAAAGGATGCGGTGATATTAAATGCAGCAGGAGCGCTGATTATTGGTGGTAAAGCAGCTGATTTTAAAGAAGGAATAGCTAAGGTTAGAGAGATTATTGACAGTGGTGCAGCCAGGAATAAGCTGAGGGATTTGGTGGAGAAATCAAATCAGTTCTAG